One Papaver somniferum cultivar HN1 chromosome 10, ASM357369v1, whole genome shotgun sequence genomic window carries:
- the LOC113317027 gene encoding LRR receptor-like serine/threonine-protein kinase ERL2: MKKLYPLITILLLYLLISVKAMLDPMDFLALQAIRKSLNDLPGSNFFTSWDFTSDPCNFAGVYCVSDRVIALNLGDPVAGSTGLTGHLDPSIGKLSSLIELSIVPGRIIGTLPNTLNQLKNLRFLAISKNFISGDIHNSISELKNLRTIDLSYNQLTGSIPRTIGTFRSLNNLILCHNHLSGGVPPFFSESLTRLDLKHNELTGSLYRWSFPASLQYLSLSMNRLTGPVDRLLTRLNRLNYLDLSQNYFTGGIPGNLFTFPISNLQLERNMFTGNLLPSNQVMIETVDVSHNKFYGQISPLFSSVQKLYMNHNKFFGQVPGSFVASLMSAHIQILYLQHNYLTGIQINPTAEIPLSSSVCLQYNCMVPPIHTTCPISAGTVRRRPAAQCGNGWKG; the protein is encoded by the coding sequence ATGAAGAAGCTATATCCATTGATCACTATTTTATTACTCTATCTTTTAATTTCAGTAAAGGCAATGTTAGATCCAATGGATTTCTTAGCATTACAAGCAATACGAAAATCATTAAACGATTTACCAGGTTCTAATTTCTTCACATCATGGGATTTCACTTCTGATCCGTGTAATTTCGCCGGTGTTTATTGTGTTTCTGATAGAGTAATCGCATTGAATCTTGGTGATCCGGTAGCTGGTTCAACAGGTTTAACTGGTCATTTAGATCCATCAATTGGTAAATTATCATCTCTAATTGAATTATCAATCGTCCCTGGTCGGATTATAGGTACACTTCCGAATACCCTTAATCAGTTGAAGAATTTAAGGTTCTTAGCGATTAGTAAAAACTTCATTTCTGGTGATATTCATAACTCAATTTCAGAACTCAAGAATTTGAGAACTATTGATTTGAGTTATAATCAGTTAACCGGTTCGATTCCGCGAACAATTGGTACATTCCGGTCACTGAATAATCTTATACTTTGTCATAATCATCTCTCCGGTGGAGTTCCGCCGTTTTTCTCAGAATCATTGACTCGGTTAGATCTTAAACATAACGAGTTAACTGGTTCTCTATACCGCTGGTCATTTCCTGCTTCGTTACAGTATCTTTCTTTATCAATGAATCGTTTGACTGGACCGGTTGACCGGTTGCTAACTCGTTTGAACCGGTTGAATTATCTCGACCTGAGTCAGAATTACTTCACGGGAGGAATCCCGGGGAATTTGTTTACATTTCCGATTTCGAATCTTCAGTTGGAAAGAAATATGTTTACAGGTAATTTGCTACCGTCGAATCAAGTGATGATCGAAACCGTCGATGTAAGTCATAATAAATTTTACGGTCAGATTTCTCCGTTGTTTTCGTCGGTGCAGAAGTTATACATGAACCATAATAAGTTTTTCGGCCAAGTTCCGGGGAGTTTTGTGGCGAGTTTAATGTCTGCACATATTCAGATATTGTATCTACAGCATAATTATCTGACTGGGATCCAGATCAATCCGACGGCTGAGATTCCGTTGAGTAGTTCAGTGTGTTTGCAGTATAATTGTATGGTGCCACCAATACACACCACGTGTCCGATTAGTGCTGGGACGGTGAGAAGAAGACCGGCTGCTCAGTGTGGAAATGGATGGAAAGGGTGA